Proteins from a single region of Bacteroidota bacterium:
- a CDS encoding T9SS type A sorting domain-containing protein, producing the protein MKKIFTLLSFSFIALLGNATIHFITVGTPTSNVFNPANITAVCGDTVIWQWGAGSHTTTSTNIPACATAWNANINSTSTVYAITIPCAGTYSYQCTPHAAMGMVGTIVATCTNNVPIIASHYFSAAYPNPFSSKLTIETSQANLISIYNAVGENIKSIAVPQGQIKTEIDMQDLQAGIYFYAVLKEGVIIETKKIVKQ; encoded by the coding sequence ATGAAAAAAATTTTTACTCTCCTTTCATTTTCGTTCATCGCTCTTCTCGGAAACGCAACGATTCATTTCATTACTGTTGGCACTCCGACCAGCAACGTATTCAACCCTGCAAACATTACCGCTGTATGCGGAGATACAGTTATATGGCAATGGGGTGCCGGTTCACACACTACCACTTCGACTAATATTCCTGCCTGCGCCACTGCCTGGAACGCCAACATTAATTCAACCAGCACTGTCTACGCTATTACGATTCCCTGCGCGGGCACGTATAGTTATCAGTGCACGCCTCATGCTGCTATGGGAATGGTGGGAACCATTGTGGCGACCTGCACGAACAACGTGCCGATTATTGCAAGCCATTATTTTTCTGCCGCCTATCCGAATCCGTTTTCGTCAAAACTAACGATTGAAACTTCGCAGGCGAATTTAATTTCCATTTACAATGCAGTGGGAGAAAACATTAAAAGCATTGCTGTGCCGCAGGGACAAATCAAAACCGAAATTGACATGCAGGATTTGCAGGCGGGAATTTATTTTTACGCGGTGCTCAAAGAAGGAGTAATTATTGAAACGAAAAAAATTGTGAAGCAATAA
- a CDS encoding dipeptide epimerase, which translates to MNLSFIPHTLTFKRPFSIAHGSRNSTPVVFTKLIYNGITGYGEASMPPYLGENHESVLKFLSKAKKVLEKFSPSENTEEILSAVDQIEKENTAAKASVDIALHDLLGKIQNKPCREIFGADKTKNLFTAYTIPMDEPAGIKKRLEEAKEYKILKVKLGAANDKKIIEEIRKHSDKEIIADANEGWTDKHFALDRIHWLAEKNVLLVEQPLPKEMTDETAWLTEKSPIPIIADEAVKRAADLEKAKNVYSGINIKLMKCTGLNEALKMISLARDYKMKIMLGCMSETSCAVSAAAQIAHFADWIDLDGPLLIKEDYFEGVNFSEGKIILNELPGIGVKPKGLVGI; encoded by the coding sequence ATGAACCTTTCTTTTATTCCGCATACCTTAACATTCAAGCGCCCGTTTTCCATTGCGCACGGAAGCAGAAATTCAACGCCTGTTGTCTTTACAAAACTTATATATAATGGAATTACAGGATATGGCGAAGCATCCATGCCGCCTTATCTCGGAGAAAACCATGAATCGGTTTTGAAGTTTCTGTCGAAGGCGAAAAAGGTTCTTGAAAAATTTTCTCCTTCAGAAAATACAGAAGAAATTCTTTCAGCGGTGGATCAAATTGAAAAAGAAAACACGGCTGCAAAAGCATCGGTGGATATTGCGCTTCACGATTTGCTCGGAAAAATACAAAACAAACCCTGTCGTGAAATTTTCGGAGCGGATAAAACAAAAAATCTTTTCACCGCTTATACTATTCCTATGGATGAACCCGCAGGAATTAAAAAAAGATTGGAAGAAGCGAAGGAATATAAAATTCTGAAAGTGAAACTGGGCGCTGCGAATGATAAAAAAATCATAGAAGAAATCAGAAAACATTCCGACAAAGAAATTATTGCCGATGCAAACGAAGGATGGACTGACAAGCACTTTGCACTCGACAGGATTCATTGGCTGGCAGAGAAAAATGTCTTGCTCGTGGAACAGCCCCTGCCCAAAGAAATGACAGATGAAACCGCGTGGCTCACGGAAAAATCTCCCATTCCCATTATTGCCGATGAAGCGGTGAAGCGTGCAGCCGATTTGGAAAAAGCAAAAAATGTTTACAGCGGAATAAATATTAAACTGATGAAGTGCACCGGGCTGAACGAAGCGCTGAAAATGATTTCACTCGCGCGCGACTATAAAATGAAAATCATGCTCGGCTGCATGTCTGAAACTTCGTGCGCGGTTTCTGCCGCAGCGCAGATTGCTCACTTTGCCGATTGGATTGATTTGGACGGACCACTACTTATCAAAGAAGATTATTTTGAAGGCGTAAATTTTTCAGAAGGAAAAATTATCCTGAATGAGTTGCCGGGAATAGGCGTGAAACCCAAAGGGCTGGTCGGGATTTAA
- the recO gene encoding DNA repair protein RecO → MLYKTRGIVLRTTNFSDTSIIAKIYTEQFGIQSYLIKGAKRKKASVKANLFQPLSLLDLVVYKKEKKQLQTLKEAKPEIHFVSIPHDFSKTSILFFLDEVLVKCLHEEEHNPELFSFLHETIQTLDSSEKHFSHLHLIFLVRFSRFLGFYPQGKFSETNSLFDLREGKFTNAEPLHHDFLSKENSKLLSKLILSNYYSMEKLTLSARERKTLLDILLRYYELHLSQFGKIVSHKVLEQILA, encoded by the coding sequence ATGTTGTACAAAACAAGAGGCATCGTTCTCCGCACCACAAATTTTTCCGATACCAGCATCATTGCAAAAATTTATACCGAGCAGTTCGGCATTCAGAGTTATTTGATAAAAGGCGCGAAGCGGAAAAAAGCAAGCGTCAAAGCAAATTTGTTTCAGCCGTTATCGCTTCTCGATTTGGTAGTATATAAAAAGGAAAAGAAACAATTGCAAACGCTGAAAGAAGCAAAGCCCGAAATTCATTTCGTTTCCATTCCGCATGACTTTTCAAAGACATCCATTCTTTTTTTTCTGGATGAAGTTTTAGTAAAGTGTTTGCACGAAGAAGAACATAATCCTGAACTTTTTTCTTTCCTGCACGAAACCATTCAAACGTTGGATTCTTCGGAAAAACATTTCAGTCATCTGCATTTGATTTTCCTTGTACGCTTCTCGCGGTTTTTGGGATTTTATCCGCAGGGAAAATTTTCCGAGACGAATTCCCTGTTTGATTTGCGAGAAGGGAAATTTACAAACGCAGAACCTTTGCATCACGATTTTCTCTCAAAAGAAAACAGCAAACTCCTGAGCAAACTTATCCTCAGCAATTATTATTCAATGGAGAAATTGACGCTGTCTGCCAGGGAAAGAAAAACCCTTCTTGATATTTTACTGCGCTATTACGAACTGCATCTTTCGCAGTTCGGAAAAATTGTTTCGCATAAAGTGCTGGAGCAAATTCTTGCATAA